In Ovis aries strain OAR_USU_Benz2616 breed Rambouillet chromosome 14, ARS-UI_Ramb_v3.0, whole genome shotgun sequence, a single genomic region encodes these proteins:
- the FUT2 gene encoding galactoside alpha-(1,2)-fucosyltransferase 2 has product MLSTQTFFFFPTAPFVLFVFTASTIFHLHQRLEKMQLAWELEALEPATTETPSRPQPRPQLKGMWTINAIGRLGNQMGEYATLYALAKMNGRAAFIPPQMHSTLAPIFRITLPVLHDATARSVPWKNYHLNDWMEEQYRHIPGEYVRLTGYPCSWTFYHHLRAEILREFTLHAHVREEAQNFLRGLRVNGSRPSTYVGVHVRRGDYVHVMPNVWKGVVADRRYLEQALDWFRARYSAPIFVVSSNGMAWCRENINASRGDVVFAGNGNEGSPAKDFALLTQCNHTIMTIGTFGIWAAYLAGGETIYLANYTLPDSPFLKVFKPEAAFLPEWIGIPADLSPLLKH; this is encoded by the coding sequence atgctCAGCACGCAgacatttttcttcttccccaCGGCCCCCTTCGTCCTCTTTGTCTTCACCGCTTCCACcatatttcaccttcatcagaggCTAGAGAAGATGCAACTCGCGTGGGAGTTAGAGGCCCTGGAGCCAGCAACTACGGAGACCCCCTCGCGTCCCCAGCCGAGGCCCCAGCTGAAGGGCATGTGGACCATCAACGCCATAGGCCGCCTGGGGAACCAGATGGGGGAGTATGCCACCCTGTACGCCCTGGCCAAGATGAACGGGCGCGCTGCCTTCATCCCGCCCCAGATGCACAGCACGCTGGCCCCCATCTTCCGAATCACACTCCCGGTTCTGCACGACGCCACGGCCAGGAGCGTCCCCTGGAAAAACTACCACCTGAACGACTGGATGGAGGAGCAGTACCGCCACATCCCGGGGGAGTACGTGCGCCTCACCGGCTACCCCTGCTCCTGGACCTTCTACCACCACCTCCGCGCCGAGATCCTCCGGGAGTTCACCCTGCACGCCCACGTGCGTGAGGAGGCCCAGAACTTCCTGCGGGGTCTGCGGGTGAATGGCAGCCGGCCGAGCACCTACGTGGGGGTGCACGTGCGCCGAGGGGACTACGTCCACGTTATGCCCAACGTGTGGAAGGGTGTGGTGGCTGACCGGCGATACCTAGAGCAGGCCCTGGACTGGTTCCGTGCTCGCTACAGCGCCCCCATATTTGTGGTCTCCAGCAATGGCATGGCCTGGTGTCGGGAAAACATCAATGCCTCCCGTGGCGACGTGGTCTTTGCCGGCAATGGCAACGAGGGCTCGCCCGCCAAGGATTTTGCCTTGCTCACGCAGTGTAATCACACTATCATGACCATTGGGACGTTCGGGATCTGGGCCGCCTACCTCGCAGGTGGAGAGACCATCTACCTAGCCAATTACACCCTCCCAGACTCTCCCTTCCTCAAAGTCTTTAAGCCAGAGGCAGCCTTCCTGCCAGAGTGGATTGGGATCCCTGCTGACCTGTCCCCACTCCTCAAGCACTGA